The Maridesulfovibrio hydrothermalis AM13 = DSM 14728 DNA window CCGGCCGCGGGCGGCCTGAATGAATACATCGAGATTATCACGCAGATCGTCCTGACCGATAAAATCAGTCAGCCGTTGGGGTCTTATATGATCATCTGATCCTGTATTATCCATCATATTCCGGCACTGCCTGCTGTTTGAAAAATCTTATTTACTTTGAGAAATTTTCTTTAGAGCTACCCTGATTGCGCCGCCGGCATCAAGATCAGGCTCCTCGTCAAAAATATTTTTAAGAAATTCCCTGACTTCGTCATCTGCATACCCCAGATTGCGTAAACCCGAAAGAGCATCAAGAAACTCACTGCGGTCACCCTCGGCAGGGCATGAACCGCTGCGGACAACGGCACTTTTAAGAGTCTCCATCTTATCTTTGAGCGACCACAGAATCTGACGAGCTGATTTAGGCCCGATACCCGGAACAATTGAAAGCGTCTTCACATCTTCACGGAAGACTATATCCTGCAACTCCTTAGGATTAAACTGCGAAAGGATTGCCAGTGCTTTTTTAGGCCCGAGGCGGTCAATTGAAATAAGGGTCCGGAAAACTTCCCGATCATCAAAGCAGGGAAAGCCGTAAAGGTCAAAAGCATCTTCACGCACTACTGAATGAACATAAAAAACCATATCGGCCCCTGCCTCGGGCAAGGTTGAAATGGCCGTAATGGTCAAAAAGAGTTCATACCCCACCCCGCCGGGGGTCAGGATAATACATGACTTATCTGTAGCTTCGAGAAGTTTACCATGAATATAGGCGATCATTTTCCAGCCATCCTTGCAAATCTTCGTTCATTGAGATGACAAATCGCAATAGCCAGAGCATCGGTGGTATCAAGAGCCCATTTGGTATTTTTCACACCGAGAATGCGCTCCACCATAAAAGCGACCTGAGACTTGTCCGCACGTCCATTGCCCACAAGATTCAGTTTTACCTTTGTTGGTTCATAACCGGATACAATTATTCCGGAAACAGCACAGGCGGCCATAGCGGCCCCTCTCGCCTGTCCCAGTTTTAAGGCGGAAGCCGAATTAGAGGCGACAAAAATATTTTCTATTGCCGCCTCATCCGGTGAATGACTTGCGAGCAGCCCGGCAATGCGTGCATAAATCTGCCCCAGACGGGCGCACATGGGCTTTTTGGAGTCGGTCCGGATTGTTCCGGCATCAACAAGGGAGACCTGACCGGATAATTCCCTGACAATTCCGAATCCCGTTACCCGGGTTCCGGGGTCAATGCCGATAATAACAATACCGGAATCTCCCATCTAACCTTCCATTTCAGCCATAAGCTCGTCAGGAAAATCAGCGTTGACATGGACGCTCTGCACGTCATCGTTGTCTTCAAGTTTTTCCATAAGGTTCATAAGCTTTTTGGCATTAGAAACGTCCACCTCAACGAGGTTTTTGGGAACATAAGCCAGTTCAGATCTTACTGCTACACATTCTGCTGTTTCAAAGGCCTTCTGAACTGTTGTGAAATCTTCAGGCGCGCAGTGAACTTCAAGAGAACCTTCTTCTGCGATAACGTCCTCAGCTCCTGCATCAAGGCCGATTTCAAGAAGCTGATCTTCAGTGTATTTTTCACTGTCGAAAACCATCACGCCTCTTTTGTCAAACATCCATGCAACGCAGCCGGCTTCGCCCATAGAACCGCCGCTTTTGGACAGCGCATAACGGACTTCAGCAACCGTACGGTTCTTATTATCGGTAGCGGCTTCGATAAGAATTGCTACACCGCCGGGACCGTAACCTTCGTACATGATTTCACTGATATCACCACCGGCGAGTTCTCCGGTACCTTTTTTAATCGCGGTATCAATTTTATCGTTAGGCATGTTTACGGCTTTCGCTTTGGAAACCGCAAGACGCAAAGAAGCGTTCATGGCAATATCACCACCGCCTTTGGCAGCGATAATGATGTCTTTAGCCATCTTAGTAAAAATTTTGCCGCGCTTGGCGTCCTGTCTGCCTTTTCTATGCTGAATGTTCGCCCATTTACTATGTCCAGCCATTATTCCTCCTGAAAGAACGTAAGCCCACTCCTGATATTTACAGGGAGGCTGCTAATTTATAATTTACCTTTTACGGGAGCAAACTGCTTGGTGGGTATACCGGTTAGTTTGCATCCGGCCCGTTTATAAAGGCCCGTTAGCTTTAACCGAAATCCGGAGGAAAAGAACCACCGGACTATATATAAAGATGGTGGTGGGGGGAGGATTCGAACCTCCGAAGGCGTTGCCGACAGATTTACAGTCTGTTCCCTTTGGCCACTCGGGAACCCCACCATCTCAAGCTGCGTGGCAGCTCACATAAACTTTTATAAAATACGTAGAGGCACTAGTACTCTTCTCTGGCACGAAAGCCAAGCCCTAGGATGAGAATCTGCAGACTTTATTCACAGAAACTTAACAAGTTAAAGATTTAATCTAAGTGAAAATCTTCGCAGTAAAACTCCATACCAAAAATTCCAGCAAATGTACTCTGGCAAATATGACTGCCCCAAATAAAAATCCGGCGAGGGAACGCCGGATTTTTATTTGAAATATGGTGGTGGGGGGAGGATTCGAACCTCCGAAGGCGTTGCCGACAGATTTACAGTCTGTTCCCTTTGGCCACTCGGGAACCCCACCAAATAAAAGAATTTTAAAGCTGAATGAGTTCTTTCAAGCAGCGATGAGATGACTTCCTACTCAACTATTCCCAAAAAGCCAAGCCCTACTATAAAGATTTCTTTACTTTCTTGTCTGGAGCTTTTCGGTTTAAAATTCTTCACCTTGGAAAACATCTTGCGCAGGGAATCTGTGTAGCCCCGGACATCAGGGCCTTCAAATATTTTAACCACAAAATTTCCACCCTTCTTAAGCCTGCTGGGCAGAATATCCCTTGCCCTTTCACAAAGCTCCAGCGAATTAACCTGATCAGCAAATTTAACCCCGCTTGTTTTGGGAGCCATATCACTGATGATAAGATCATATGGAAGCTGCATATCCATTGCAGCCAGAAGTTCAGGAGAATCGACAAACACATCAGCCTGCAAAAAAGTTGCATTAGGCGGAAACTCGGTATCCGTAGACTGAATGTCCACCCCCAGCACGCGGCCCTCATCCCCGACTTTCTTCGCCGCAAAAAGTGTCCATGAACCGGGCGCGGCCCCGAGGTCCATTACATTCTGGCCCTTAGCTAAAATTTTAAAACGTTTATCCAGCTCCTGAAGTTTGTACACGGAACGGGCCGGATAATTATCTTTCTTAGCCTTTTTAAAGTAATGATCGCGATATTGTTTCATTGTATATATTGTGTTTAGCAGCCCAACAGGAGAAAAGACTTTTCCCGCCGACTGCTGTATAAGGTAGAGGAAAATTAACTCATTACGGCTCGCAAGCCAAGTTTCATATATGCAGCGCCCACAACGAATCCAAATTAAAAACGAATCCGGAATCCCCCAGACACTTCCCGAAGGAAAGCAATACTTTCAGGACCTCGGCGGAAGCGGAGACATACTGTTTCTAGGTCTTGGCCCCGTACCGGAAACAGCCGCAGCCCTTTTTCCTGACAGCTCAACGTTATATTATATTGAATGCCGTGAATTTGAAGAGCAAATTAAGCTCCGCAGAGAACTTCCACCTGTATTCAAACGGATAACGCAAGAACAACTCAAGGAAAAAAGCAAACTGCGCATTGTCCTGTACACCCCAAATAAAAAGCTTTTCCCTTCATTCTGGGAGCCGGTCATTTCAAGACTAAGGCTTGCAGGCACTGGTATACAGGCAAAAAAAAGGCATAAAACAGTTTGGATTCCCGGAGATGATAAGTCACTTCTGGTGCCGGAAATATCCCGCGCCTTTGCTGCTGCCGACTTCACATACAGGGTTATCGCCCCGGATGCAATGCGCAAGAATCTGCTTTCCCTGCTGGATCAGGAATTGCCTGAAATTGTATTCAGCATCAACTACAGCGGGCTTGATAATTCCGGAGAAACTTATTTCATGCTCTGCGAGGCTGGTGTTAAGGTCGTTGTCTGGTTGGTGGACAACCCTTTTCATATTATTTCAGGGGTCAAGTCAGACTATTGGAAACAGGTTCCTACAATGGTAACTGACGACTGGTTTATTGATCCGCTCGAAAAACTTGGAGCGCAAAAACTGATTCACCTGCCACTGGCAACCGATCCTGAGCTTTTCAACTCTACTGTACCTAAATACCCTGCTCTTGAAGAACGCATTGTTTTTGTCGGCCGCTCCAGCTTTCCTCAAAAAAAATCTTTTTTTTCAGGATGCACCTTTACGCAAACCGACCAGATTGATGCCGCCTCCGCCATAAGGCAAGGTGTTAAACCTGACTATGAATGGTGGGCCAGACGTGACAGACTGAATACTTTCTGGCCCGGACGAAAAGTCCGCGAAACAGGGTTCAGAGCTGAACAGGCTGGACTGCTCTGGCGCAGCAATGCTCTTGAAAATGTAAAATCAAAACTGACCCTGTTCGGTGATGCCGGCTGGAAAGATCAACTGAGTGCTTCGGATCTCCGCCCGCCTGTTGACTACTATACTGCTCTGCCATCCATCTATGCAGGCTCCGGCATTACTTTAAATATGACAAGTCCGCTGCTACCGCACGGCTTAACTCAGAGGAACTTCGATGTCTGGGCTGCCGGAGGATTCCTTATCTCCGACTTTACACCCGGTCTTTCTATTTTCCCTGAGGAGCTTGCGGCTGAGTGTTCTTTCACATCACCGGACCAACTGGCAGAGCTTTGCGATAAATTCGCAAGCCTGCCCCGACTCAGAAAAAGCCTTTCAAAAATATGGCACAAAGTTATTATGCAAGAGCATACCTATAACTGTAGACTCCATAACATTCTAAACTTCTTGCAGTAAAACAAGCCAGCACACTTACGGCATACCTTTTGCTACTCTACATCCATGAACACTAATCAAGGATGATACAGAGATGCGAAACATCAAATTTTTATGCCTTCTCATGCTTATATCCAGCTTTTTAAGTGGTTGTTCAACTTCAATACTGATTCCCCCACTGCCCGGGCCTACAATGATTCCTTCATCTATAGGTACTCTTTATAATGCCTATGCCATCAGCACTGATGAAAGAGGGTTCCAGACTATTATTGAAGATGAAATGCTTGAAACCAAAATCCAGCATGCAATTCTTAATGAAAAGGGACTGGAGATATTGGACATAAGCACATACGCATACAACGGGCATGTCTACGTTATCGGAAAGTATGATGAGAAAGAAGACTTCCAGCGCATCCGCCAGATTGTTAAAAATACTAAGGAAGCAAATTCTCTTACAACCTACTTATTTGCAGAAAAAGAAGAAGAGCAATGCAGTGCTTCTGACGACTATCTGCTGCAAATGTCTGTTAAGACGGCCCTCTTAAATGATGACTCAGTCTGGGGCGCAAATGTTGCAGTCAAGTCAGTACAGTGTAACATTATTCTTCTGGGGCGGGTCGGTGATTTCAATGAAGCCGTTGCAGCAAAGCAGATCACGGCGCGTGTAAACGGCGTCAAATCCGTGAAGACCTTCATACGCTCAAGCAGACAGAATAAGTACCTCAGACAAAATAAACGCATAGCCGCCGTTATGAACTGAGTCCTGATAAGAATACACAACAAAAAAATCAGCTGACAAGGTTTCCCGTCAGCTGACTTGAATTATTAAAAAAACTTCTGAAATTACATTTCGCTTATAAAATGGCTCTGCAAACGGTCCTTCATGAGATCAAGGTCACCTGAATCTATTGCCTCGACAATACGCTTATGATCTTGCGCATGACCTGACATATCTTTGTTTTCGCTAAACTCTTTGCTGGCAATGGTGTAAATCCAATAGTCATTAGCCAAAGCTTCCCATGACCGTACAAGTGAACTGTTCCCTGAAAATTCAATAATTTTTCTGTGAAATTCCAGATCAGCCTTACGCACAACATCCACATCCCGATTGAGAACCCCCTCATTCATTGTGTCGACAATTGCGTATAGCTCTTCAATGTTTATAGCATTCAGCTTGTATGCCCAGCTCACAGCAATCGGTTCAAGTTCACGACGCACTGCAAAATATTCCTGCATATCCTCCGCAGAAAGAACCCTGACCCTTGATCCTTTATAAGCCTCTGTTTCAACAAAACCGCGGGCAGTTAAATCCCTGATTGCCTCACGCACAGCCCCCTGGCTGACATGCAGCTCACGCGAGATTCTGGTCTCAACAATCTTATCGCCGGGTTTAAGTGCACCATTTAAGATGCTGTCAACAATGTGCTCCACCACATCATCTCTTAAAACCCGCCTCTTCAGTCCTTCATTAGTTGTCATACAATTCCCCCCTCTCTACAGCAAGTAAATGCTATAATTATGCATCTTCCCTCTAATAATGCATTAATAGCGGAAGCGAAACTCTATCACTTTTCTTGACAATATCAAGCACCGAAGTACCTGTTGCAAAAATATATTATCTTTCCGGCAGCAAATCAAACCATAACGCACAGCATTTTGTCTTTATGAACACCACTGGTGAATAGTAACAATTAATACTACTGACATTTATTCATTATATAACTAAATACAACAATTCATTAAAATATTGAATCAGTGCAAATCATGCATACTTAACAATTCTTAAAGTTTATCAATAACTATCTATACATTTTAAAGTCATTAAAATTTGTCCATTTGGTTCTATTTGTGTCAATTAATTAAATTCAAAAAAAAAGCCGCCCCCGTTTTCGGAGGCGGCCATTCGACTAAAATAAACTCAGCCGACTATACATTTTTCAAGTCATCGATAACGCCCTGCAACTCTTCTGACAACCTTGAAAGCTCATGCACAGCCTGTGCAGACTCTGCCATTGCCTGAGAAGTCTCAGATGCAATACGGTTAACTTCATCAGTATTACGATTAATTTCCTCCGAGGCAGCAGACTGCTCTTCGGATGCTGTAGCAATAGCCCTGACCTGATCAGCAGTAGAGTCAACGCTTTCAACAATGGCTGAAAGAGACTTGCCTGCATCAGAAGCATAGCCAGTACTCGTTTCAATCATACCGGAGGCCTTTTCCATATCATTGATACTATTGTTAGTCCCGGACTGAATTGCCGATACAGCCTGCCCAACTTCCTTCGTAGCATCCATTGTCTTTTCAGCCAGCTTTCTAACTTCATCAGCAACTACAGCAAAGCCGCGCCCAGCCTCGCCTGCGCGAGCAGCCTCAATGGCGGCATTAAGAGCCAAAAGGTTTGTCTGATCGGCAATATCGGTAATCACGTTCATAATCTGGCCGATGCCTTCAGCCTGTTTGCCCAGCTTCTCAAGACCTTCAGACATACTGCCGGCTGCAACATGCACTTCGCCGATACTTGCAATTACATTCTGAACAATTTTACCCCCGCCTTCAGCCTGATTCTTAGCATCATCTGCACTTTCAGCTGCTTGCGAGGCATTCTGTGCAACCTCAAAGACTGAGGCATTCATTTCTTCCATAGCTGTTGCAGCTTCAGTAGTTCTTTCTCTCTGCAAATCGGCTCCGGCTTTGGACTGCTCAATCTGAGCCGAAAGCTCCTGCGATGCGCTGGTGACCTGATCAACAATTTTTTCAAGATGTTCGGCAGCCTGAAGCATTCCATCACGTTTAGCTGTTTCAGCCTCCCCTCTTGCAACTTCAGCTTCAGCCAGAGCTTTTTTGGCCAGTTTGGTCTGCTCTTCCGCCTCAAGCCCTTTTTCTTCGGTTGTTTTAAGCAACGCCACAAGGTCGTCAACCATATTTTTAAGAGCTTGCTGCAAGGTAAGCAGTTCTCCTGAGAATCTGGACTCATCGGGAATTGCCTCAAAATCACCTTTGGAAACAGACTGAGCCGCGCCAACCAAAAGCTGAATAGGCGCAGCAATGGTTCTGGCAACAATCCAACCCAGAAAACACAGGACCAAAGCTATTCCAAGGCCGATCAGAATGGTATCCTTAAGAGTATTATAAGCCCCGCGCATGATTTCAGACCTATCAATCATAAGAGCCAGCTTCCAGCCCAAATGAGGCGAAGTATAAACCCGCACAAATTTTTCTGTGCCGTCAACCATAAGAGTTGTCATCTCATTATTCAGTCTGGATAATGCTGTGAGACCGGCGTTATCAACTTTGTCAGCCTGCTTGAAAATAAAATCTTTATGTGCCGGATCGCTGAGAATAGTATTATCAGCCTCCATAAGCATTATATAACCGCTTTTACCGATCTTAATTCCCGCAATAACATCGGTTAAACTTGAGAGTTTGATATCAATACCGACCACACCGATCAGCTCCCCGTTTTTCACAATTTTCGCAGTTACAGTGCTAACGGCTTGCCCCGTGGTCGATTTATATGCCTTACTAAAAGAAGTGTCCCCGCTTGCAGATAAAGACTCTGTATACCAGGGCCTTGCTCTGGGGTCATACCCCTTAGGCATGGAGTCCTCGGGATACATATTAAATCCGCCATCCTTCATGCCGACAAAAGCAAAACTGTAAACAGGGTGGCTTTTAATCATGTTTTCAAAAAAATCAAAAGCCGCCTTCCCCTTATCATTCATGCTTTCACGAGAGATTCGGTCAAGGTCGGGGTCTATCGTGAAATTAAGATTATTACCGAGTGAATCAATTGTAGCCTCATCCAGTGCCAGATACTTGGTATTAAGCATAGCCTCTTTCATGAACTGGGAGACAAAATTATCCACCTGTTTAAGTTCATTCAAAGAAGACTCTGCAAAAAAACTTTCCGCCATTCCAATCATTTTAAAATATGCAATAGACGAAAGCCCTCCCACCGAAAGGATGACCGCAACTAAAATCATCAGGATCAGCTTATTTTTGATATTCAACTTCACAGAACACCCCCTTTTTAAACAATATCAATTAACAACTCACTGCTGAAATACAAATAATTACATCAACACTCATAACTCTCTGTAAGCTAAAAGTCACAGAAAATAATCTATTATTAATTTTAGTTGTAACATAAACAAGTTACAATACGTAAGACAATAAATAAGGAGTACCATGCTGCTATAAGCACTCAAACACAATTACTCTTTTATTTACGACAGGTTACATCATATTTGAATGATAAAATAAAAAAGCCTCTCTCTGCGTTGACAGAGAGAGGCTTTAAGACTGCATTGCTTAAACCAGTTATGATTTACTTTCTTGTAATCTTTCAACAGCCGGCAA harbors:
- the ruvA gene encoding Holliday junction branch migration protein RuvA — translated: MIAYIHGKLLEATDKSCIILTPGGVGYELFLTITAISTLPEAGADMVFYVHSVVREDAFDLYGFPCFDDREVFRTLISIDRLGPKKALAILSQFNPKELQDIVFREDVKTLSIVPGIGPKSARQILWSLKDKMETLKSAVVRSGSCPAEGDRSEFLDALSGLRNLGYADDEVREFLKNIFDEEPDLDAGGAIRVALKKISQSK
- the ruvC gene encoding crossover junction endodeoxyribonuclease RuvC: MGDSGIVIIGIDPGTRVTGFGIVRELSGQVSLVDAGTIRTDSKKPMCARLGQIYARIAGLLASHSPDEAAIENIFVASNSASALKLGQARGAAMAACAVSGIIVSGYEPTKVKLNLVGNGRADKSQVAFMVERILGVKNTKWALDTTDALAIAICHLNERRFARMAGK
- a CDS encoding YebC/PmpR family DNA-binding transcriptional regulator → MAGHSKWANIQHRKGRQDAKRGKIFTKMAKDIIIAAKGGGDIAMNASLRLAVSKAKAVNMPNDKIDTAIKKGTGELAGGDISEIMYEGYGPGGVAILIEAATDNKNRTVAEVRYALSKSGGSMGEAGCVAWMFDKRGVMVFDSEKYTEDQLLEIGLDAGAEDVIAEEGSLEVHCAPEDFTTVQKAFETAECVAVRSELAYVPKNLVEVDVSNAKKLMNLMEKLEDNDDVQSVHVNADFPDELMAEMEG
- a CDS encoding RlmE family RNA methyltransferase, producing the protein MKQYRDHYFKKAKKDNYPARSVYKLQELDKRFKILAKGQNVMDLGAAPGSWTLFAAKKVGDEGRVLGVDIQSTDTEFPPNATFLQADVFVDSPELLAAMDMQLPYDLIISDMAPKTSGVKFADQVNSLELCERARDILPSRLKKGGNFVVKIFEGPDVRGYTDSLRKMFSKVKNFKPKSSRQESKEIFIVGLGFLGIVE
- a CDS encoding glycosyltransferase family protein, with the protein product MQRPQRIQIKNESGIPQTLPEGKQYFQDLGGSGDILFLGLGPVPETAAALFPDSSTLYYIECREFEEQIKLRRELPPVFKRITQEQLKEKSKLRIVLYTPNKKLFPSFWEPVISRLRLAGTGIQAKKRHKTVWIPGDDKSLLVPEISRAFAAADFTYRVIAPDAMRKNLLSLLDQELPEIVFSINYSGLDNSGETYFMLCEAGVKVVVWLVDNPFHIISGVKSDYWKQVPTMVTDDWFIDPLEKLGAQKLIHLPLATDPELFNSTVPKYPALEERIVFVGRSSFPQKKSFFSGCTFTQTDQIDAASAIRQGVKPDYEWWARRDRLNTFWPGRKVRETGFRAEQAGLLWRSNALENVKSKLTLFGDAGWKDQLSASDLRPPVDYYTALPSIYAGSGITLNMTSPLLPHGLTQRNFDVWAAGGFLISDFTPGLSIFPEELAAECSFTSPDQLAELCDKFASLPRLRKSLSKIWHKVIMQEHTYNCRLHNILNFLQ
- a CDS encoding BON domain-containing protein, with the protein product MRNIKFLCLLMLISSFLSGCSTSILIPPLPGPTMIPSSIGTLYNAYAISTDERGFQTIIEDEMLETKIQHAILNEKGLEILDISTYAYNGHVYVIGKYDEKEDFQRIRQIVKNTKEANSLTTYLFAEKEEEQCSASDDYLLQMSVKTALLNDDSVWGANVAVKSVQCNIILLGRVGDFNEAVAAKQITARVNGVKSVKTFIRSSRQNKYLRQNKRIAAVMN
- a CDS encoding GntR family transcriptional regulator; the protein is MTTNEGLKRRVLRDDVVEHIVDSILNGALKPGDKIVETRISRELHVSQGAVREAIRDLTARGFVETEAYKGSRVRVLSAEDMQEYFAVRRELEPIAVSWAYKLNAINIEELYAIVDTMNEGVLNRDVDVVRKADLEFHRKIIEFSGNSSLVRSWEALANDYWIYTIASKEFSENKDMSGHAQDHKRIVEAIDSGDLDLMKDRLQSHFISEM
- a CDS encoding methyl-accepting chemotaxis protein; its protein translation is MKLNIKNKLILMILVAVILSVGGLSSIAYFKMIGMAESFFAESSLNELKQVDNFVSQFMKEAMLNTKYLALDEATIDSLGNNLNFTIDPDLDRISRESMNDKGKAAFDFFENMIKSHPVYSFAFVGMKDGGFNMYPEDSMPKGYDPRARPWYTESLSASGDTSFSKAYKSTTGQAVSTVTAKIVKNGELIGVVGIDIKLSSLTDVIAGIKIGKSGYIMLMEADNTILSDPAHKDFIFKQADKVDNAGLTALSRLNNEMTTLMVDGTEKFVRVYTSPHLGWKLALMIDRSEIMRGAYNTLKDTILIGLGIALVLCFLGWIVARTIAAPIQLLVGAAQSVSKGDFEAIPDESRFSGELLTLQQALKNMVDDLVALLKTTEEKGLEAEEQTKLAKKALAEAEVARGEAETAKRDGMLQAAEHLEKIVDQVTSASQELSAQIEQSKAGADLQRERTTEAATAMEEMNASVFEVAQNASQAAESADDAKNQAEGGGKIVQNVIASIGEVHVAAGSMSEGLEKLGKQAEGIGQIMNVITDIADQTNLLALNAAIEAARAGEAGRGFAVVADEVRKLAEKTMDATKEVGQAVSAIQSGTNNSINDMEKASGMIETSTGYASDAGKSLSAIVESVDSTADQVRAIATASEEQSAASEEINRNTDEVNRIASETSQAMAESAQAVHELSRLSEELQGVIDDLKNV